The genomic stretch tccagccccttgttgggctctgtgctgacagcatggagcctgcttgggactctctctgtccctcccctgctttgtgctctctctctctctccctcctcccctgcttgtgctctctccctctctccctcccctgcttgtgctccctctctctctctctgaaagaaataaacattaaaaagagaaagggataaCAGGGCTGCCCTCACCTGCTGTCAGCCCCCATGAAGGCGAATTGCCCAAGTAATGATGCAAGAGGCACGTGAAAGCGAAGTCTTCCGTGGTTGACCTTGTAACTGCGCAATTTGCAGCCAATCACGTGCACTTCCTTTTGTGAAGTGTTGGCTTATCCCTTCGCTCATTTTTTCCCTTGGCCCCACCATATGTAAGGTGTTTGACATTAGGAAGATATCGGCACTTTCGTCTTTGGGGGCAGTTAAATGTGTTCTCACATAGTTTTTGCTGGGCATCAGGGGAGGTGGTCGGGTGCAAAGCTTCCAGAAGCGAGGGAGGTTACTGTTTGTCACAACCCCCTCGGGGACCCCCCGAGCTTACTGCATCCTTGTTCTGTTGTCCTAGACTCTGGGTCTTGTCTAGCAAGAGAGGGGACACAGGATTGTAATGCAAGAGAGGcaaatgtccaggaggagacaagagccctgagtaagggtccttgctctgttttcattaggatcagaaggcttacaggTGTGATGGGTGGGCACAGAGACAATGGAACTGTCAACCATTAACTCATGGGTGTGGGGGAAGCTGGGGTTTGAAGACgtgtggtgttaggggtttgggtcaatgcAAAACAAATCCTGGTTGCAGGCAgatggttgtttacagcagacatgaggcgccacctctgtttacctaaattTGCCTAGGGCACAAGCCAGAAAGAGCAGGCTACCTTAGGGTctacaaggcacctttcttttgctaattagctcccctTGGGGCAACTTCCCCTTGCTGAGGTCTACAGCcctgtttatccatttacctaattttagtccttccttcctgggaaagcagctttctgctattgtattCAGTTGGGAGGTgtttctgccctgaatacctaaacTTTTTACCTCATTTTGGATGCTTCCATGctgagatttcctattcctatacTTTTGTCTTATACTGGGGACCTTTGCCCTGTTGGATTCCTTCATCCTGTGGCTTctctttctttatgccttgttaactcATCTGTGCAAGCTCAGGGAACTCCTAAGCTTATTCTCCACACTCTGCCTCATCCATTTCATTCACCATCCCTCTGTCTTTCCACTTATTAAACATAAGTTTGTGAAATTCACAACAGGAGATGGCTATCCCAACATGGAGCTTCAACCTCATTTGCCCATGGGAGGCTTAGGAATTAACACTTCCAGGAACCACTTCTACATTTTTCAGGGGAAAGATCGCTGATCTTGTCTATTTGGGTTCTATCCATTCCCAGCGTAACCTGGATGGCGGGGGCTGTAAAGACAGGGATTACACAACCCAGAAGACCACggtgtcctgtgtgtgtgtgacttgtaGAGGGTGATCAGTCCTCACAACAGGGGCCAGGACTCCTAATCTCAAGGTGACACAATACACGGGCCAGAACTCAGTCAAGAGCAGGCACCAAGACGGGGATCTGTGTCAATTCATGAGATGTCTTTGCAGCATGATGAATACAGAGGGAGAGGTAGTGTGGACAAGAATGGCCCTGTGCCTTGAGGTCATAGTAGTAGCAGAGAGGTCACTTCCTTCATCACATGTCTGACAGCATCTGTCATCAGTGTCCCTCAGGCTCATTCCCCTTGTAGCGCTGGCTTCCCTTTTTGATTTGAACATTTGAAACAAGTACattcctcagggcctttgcactggccatTCCCTCTGCTGGGCACATTTCCCCTAGACTCCCACATCTACCTCTCTGTCTTATCAAGTTCTGTGCTCCAATATCACCTTGTTGCATAATTTGCCCAAATACCTGTAATAGGTCAACTTATAAGATATCAGAAAGCTTATTGTATATAAGTTTGGCTTAAACTCACCTTTCATGAATAATTGAGATAAAAGCTTATGTAGTTCCCTATTAGGGTTATAGGAAATTACTAACCGCCCTATCTCACTTCCATAACTTCGCCTGCTTGCTAAATGGATAACTTAGGTTGCAAAACGCTCCCCTATCCCTTCTACCAAGATCTGGCCTAGGCAAGaccaacatgtaaaaagtcaCGAACTCACTGCCCCACGGTATCTTAGGGCAAACATAGCTAGCCTCCTGTAGCCTGGGAGTAAACTATGACCTATGTAAGCTTAGAAGGACCCCAGAGTATGAGATGCTGAACCAGTGTTTGTTTTGGGctttcctagaagtgctattccTGTTCCCTAGATATTAGTTCTGCTTAAAACCACATTTGCTGAGTTACTGAGAAATATAACTTCCTCTTAACTGCTTGTTTGAGCTTTTGTAAACCTGGCATAATCACCCTTCCCCATTCTCAGGCACCGCATCCTGTTCGAACTAGATAGAAGATTAATATTGTAAACAATGTGATTCAGCATTCAACTAGCTAGGTCAACaagttatattttgaaattcttcagGACTGTGTGATTGGTGCccatcttatattttaaaaacctacaacATTGTGTGATTGGTGCCCACCCTTTCAAACTGCCACCCTTGTGCAACCCGATTGGTCGATACAGCCCTTATAAGACATCCCCAAAGTTTGTTCGGGGCCAGACTTTCGGGACCTGCTGTATTTCCCTGTCTGGCCCAGCCGTAATAAACGTGTTTTGATCCTGTTTTTGCTATCTGGAGTTCATAAGCAATTGCAACTTACAACAAGGTGTCTAACTTTGGTCATTTTAAACCCCCTTAGGACAAAAAACTTTAAATTGATAGGTTACCACCAAAACTAATGTCTGTGTGTCACAATATAATTGGCTACCATGAGATGTTGTAAATTGTAATTGGTTAACTAAATAATGACGTATTATGACTTGCTAAAATCCATATAAGCTCACTGCTACCTTTGTTCAGGGCCATTCTCTGcacttttctccttaagatcaggagATCAGGTTTGGCCCAGccgtgaataaaatcttgcctcaCTTCTATTCAGCGTCTGGTGGTTTTTTTCGACAGCACCCTGTTTTAATACCCACAAAAATAGAATGCcctatttgctttgttttatgcctgtttttcttctcttcataaCACTCCTCACCATCTAAAAAGTTATGCAATTCtcttatttgcttatattttttctctatcattgtaggactttttttctttaacacctTATGCTCATTCCTTagatagtgcctgacacatggtcaGCACTCAATGTATATTCCTGAAATTCTTGAAGAACTTCTtagtaaaactgtaaaatatatgATCCCTTAGGAAAGCAGCTGattgaaaaaaacacacagaacgTATCAGATATGTCCGAGTGCATTCCTGAAGGGGACCGTATCCACATAcaacatattaaaatgaatttctggaCTCCAAACTATAAAAGTAGTATTTCAATTCTGTGAGTAATGAAGGTTTGTGTGAAATGTACTCatgtcatttccttctttccaagaAGCCACCTCCACCACATGGAACTGAGCAACAGAAcacaaatttcagaattttttcttctgggattttcaGAAGAACCAGAACTACAGCCCCTCATATTTGGGCTTTTCCTCTCCATGTACCTGATCACTGTGTTTGGAAATCTGCTCATCATCTTGGCCAGCAGCACAGACCCCAACCTCCAcacgcccatgtacttcttcctggccaacctgTCCTTTGTAGACATTTGCTTCACCTCCACCACCATCCCAAAGATGCTCTGGAACATCCAGACCCAGAGCAAAGTCATAACCTATGAGGACTGCATCGCACAGATGAACTTCTTTATAATCTTTTCAGTGTTGGATGACTTTCTCCTGAgtgtgatggcctatgaccggtttgtggccatctgtcaccccCTGCACTACACAATCATCATGAACCCCCAGCTCTGTGGACTCCTGGTTCTGGTGTCCTGGATCATGAGTGTTCTGTATTCCTTGTTACAAACCTTAATGGTGTTGCGGCTGTACTTCTGTACAGAGGTGGAAATCCcccactttttctgtgaactcaATCAGATGATCCAACTTGCCTGTTCTGACACCTTTCTTAATGACATGATTATGTATTTTGCAACTGTGCTGCTGGGTTGTGCTCCCCTGGCTGGGGTCCTTTACTCTTATTCTAAGATAGTTTCCTCCATACGTAGCATCTCATCAGCTCTGGGCAAGTATAAGGCATTTTCCACCTGTGCATCTCACCTCTCGGTTGTCTCTCTATTTTATTGTACTGGCCTGGGAGTGTACCTCAGCTCTGCTGCCACCCAGAGCTCCCACTCAAGTGCCACAGCCTCGGTGATGTACACGGTGGTCAcgcccatgctgaaccccttcatctacagcctgaggaacagagACATAAAGGGCGCTCTGAGGAGATTCTCTGCAATGGCAGCTATAAAAGGGCTAATTGTCTTGGGCTGAAGAATTTCCCATGACGGCTGGCCTAAGAGGTTTAGACTCAGAAGTtgtgatttttaaagcaaattctgTACATAGAATTTGCTTCCTTATTtcctggaagttttttttttttaactactcaGTACAATTTAGTCagtcatttattaaatttttccctctctctgataTCCAAcaattttcccttcattttctttctttatttctaaattgaTTCCCAACCTGTGATATGGAAAAATTAGGAATTCCCATTTATCTCATTGAATTGCTTGGGTTTCTTAAGAATAATTTCTTCCCAAATGACAAAAATCACCCCTTTCAAGATGTCTTTAGTTTTACTAAGAGAATAGACATTTGTTACCATTCTGATGGAAAAATTCAATTTGGTAAGTAAGCCATTTgttcctatcctatcctatcttATCCTATcccattctattctattctattctattctattctattctattctattctattctattccattccattccattccattcagttctattctattctaaatCTGAGACCACAGTTTTTCACTTTGTGTTTGTCATTCCTTTGTGTATCTCTACCTGCTCTTCCTGATGAACATACTAGTGTGTTTCATAACAGGCCATTGGTTTTATTCTCCTAATTAGGATCCTGTTCTCTTCTGGCTGTATGGCTTCATGGCTGTATGTCACCATTGCTTACATAGTCGCTGGCAAACTGATTATCAAATACTTGTCTACCAGTGGAGTCTACACAGAAAGGAAATTCGAATGAATAGAATGACTTACTatgcttgtaccccaatgtttatagcagcactttctttttttttttttttccaacgtttatttatttttgggacagagagagacagagcatgaacgggggaggggcagagagagagggagacacagaatcggaaacaggctccaggctccgagccgtcagcccagagcccgacgcggggctcgaactcccggaccgcgagatcatgacctggctgaagtcggacgcttaactgactgcgccacccaggcgcccccttttttttttttttaatttttttttcaacgtatagcagcactttcaacaatgaccaatgatggaaagagcctaaatgtccatcaactgacgaatggataaagaaattatggtttatatacacaatggaatactacgtggcaatgagaaagaatgaaatctggccttttgtggcaacgtggatggaagtggagagggttatgctaagtgaaataagtcatacagagaaagacagataccttatgttttcactcttatgtggatcctgagaaacttaacagaagactatgggggagggaaagaaaaaaaaaggttagagagggagggaggcaaaccatcagagactcttaaaaagtgagaataaactgagggttgacggaggggtgggagggagtgaagggtgggtgatgggtattgaggagggcacctgtcgggatgagcactgggtgttgtatggaaaccaatttgacaataaatttaatattaaaaaaaaagaatgacttacTATGGCCTTCAAGTCAAAGATGACCTCGATTAtgataaagcaaattttaaattgtCCTTTGTATTAGTATGCACTACATTTCTTTTCAAGTTGTACATCTCCCAGTCAAGTATGGAATACCAGTGGCAACGTTTAAAGGCATTTATTTGCTGGGGTGAATGATGGGTTAACCTGTTACAAGCAAAACACttataaatgaaaactataaaatattgctgaaagaaattaaagaagacataaataaatgggatgGCATCCTGTGTTCCTGctttgaaattttaagttttaaatttaattttaggatgggcttaaaaaattttccccaaccccccccaTTTGTTATTTCCATAATGATATTCAATCTGTAGATTTTTTCGGTAGTGTTGACATCTTAACAACTttaattctaatttaaatttcttctaaCACAGAAGCACAACTTTGCTCTCAGACTGTGCCCCACAGACCAAGACCTGTAGCATCAACACCATGAGGGAGCTTGTTAGAGAAGCAGAGTTGCTGGGGCCCCTGGAGCCCTGAtaaatcagaatttgcattttaactacAATCCCTGGTGAATTGTGTGCACAGTGAGGTTGGAGAAGCCTTAGTGTGGAGCAGGTTTTCTCACCTTCTCACCATTGACCCTTGAAACCAGAAAATTCTTTTTGTTGGGTGCTGTCCTGTGGATGAAGGTATTCAGCAGAATCCCTTCAGACATGGACAAATATCCGCAGAGCATCAactctggttgagaaccacttccCAGAGTTTCAGAACTGGAAACATCCTGACATAATTCCAATTAAGACTACATCCCTACTTGTTTTATGCCTTTGAACAGAACAAGAAAATCCTGTAAGACCCATTTTTACAATATGGAGCTCATGAAAGTACTACTTCATAGATTGtacttttgtaaaaattaaatcatagaaTTCCTTTAGTGTGCTCAGCTAGTCTATGcagcataaaatataaatatgtctcATCATTAATAAATACTCATCATGAAGGAATACATGACAGTTCTTATCATCTAAATAACTTGTGATCTAAATATGAAATTCCTAATTGTTTTGGCTAAACTATCACAAAGCCAAAGAGtatagtatttttccttttaaaaaatgtatttatttaagttcaGTTCGTTAACACACAGTGCAGTATTAGTTTCAAGAAGAGAACCCAttgattcatcacatacaactCTCATTGTTCCCCAGAAGttccctctttaatgcccatcacccatttagcccacccccccaaacacctctctagcaaccctcagtttgttctctttatttatctCTTACAGCTTGCCTCTCTGtccttttttatcttatttttccttcccctgccctatgttcatgttttgttcatcttaaattccacatataaatgaaatcatatgatatctgtcttttctgactgacttatttcactgagcataatacactctagtccATCCATATTgtgcaactggcaagatttcattccttttgattgctgagtaatattccactgtgtgtgtgtgtgtgtgtgtgtgtgtgtgtgtgtgtgtgcgtgtgtgtgtgtgcacactgtATACATAaatctttatccgttcatcagttgatggatatttgggttctttctaaaatttggctattgttgatagtgctgctataaacattggggtacatgtgccctctGAATcggcatttttgtatcctttggataaatacctagttgcGCAATTTCTGGATCAGAGggtatctctatttttaatgttttgagcgATCTCCAtgccgttttccagagtggctgcaccaggttgcatttgCATCAGCAGTGCAACACgttgtgattttgatttctgttttcctgatgatgagtgatgctgagcatcttttcatgtgcctgttagtcattgggatgtcttctttggaaaagtatctgctcatgtcttttgtccactccttcactggattatttgtttattgggtgttgagtttgttaagttttttgtagattttggatactaaccctttatccaatatgtcatttgcaaataaatatcttctctattctgtcggttgccatctagttttcctgattgtttccttcactgtgcaaaagctttttatcttgatgaggtcccaatagttcatttttgcttttgttacccttCCCTCTCCAGAAAAGGgtccagtaagaagttgctgtggccaaggtcaaagaggttgctatctgttttctcctctgggattttgatggtttcctgtcttacatttaggtctgccATCCAttttgagggtgtgtgtgtgtgtgtgtgtgtgtgtggttaagaacatggtccaggttcattcttctgtatgccactgtccagttttcccaacaccatttgctgaagagactttcttttttccattggatattctttcctgctttgtcaaagattagctggccatacatttgtgggtccatttctgggttctctattctgttccactgatctatgtgtctgtgtttgtgccagtaccatactgtcttcattattacagctttgtcatacagcttgaagtccagaattgtgatgcctcctgcttcgtttttctttttcaagattgctttgtctatttgggtcttttctggtttcatacatatttttaaagtgtttgttctagctctgtgaagaattctggtgttattttgaaattttttttgaaatttttttagtgtttatttttagagagagagagagagacagagtgtgagtgggggaaggtcagagagagagggagacacagaatctaaaacaggctccaggctctgaactgtcagcacagagaccaacgtggggctcaaacctacaagctgtgaaatcatgacctgagccgaagtcagacgcttaactgactgagccatccaggtgccccaaatgctggtgttattttgatagggattgcactgaatgtgtagattgctttgggtagtatcggcattttaacaatatttctttttcaatccatgaacatggaatgttttttctatttctttgtgtcttctttgatttctttcataaactttctaaagtttcagcatacagatgttTTACCTCTGGTTAgtttattcctatatattttatttatttatattttttggtgcaattgtaataggattgattccttgatttgtctttctgctgcttcaataTTAGCATAAAGAACtgaaaccaatttctgtacattgattttatatcttgcaactttgctgaattcatgcatcagttctagcagttttctgggttaGGGGAGGCTTTCAGGTttttcatgtcatctgcgaagagtaaaagtttgacttcgtccttgccaattttgatgccttttatttctttgtgttatctgattgctgaggctaggacttccaacactatgttgaataacagtggtgagtggacatcccggtcatgttcctgaccttagagggaaattctcagtttttccccactgaggatgatattctGTGGGTCTTTTGTGTATGGCCTTTATAATCTTGAAAtacgttccttctatccctactttctcgtgggtttttatcaagaagggatgctgtattttgtcaaatgttttttctgcatctactgagaggatcatgtggttcttatcctttctttcattaatgtgatgtattacattggtTTATTTGTGGGTATTGAACCACGCTTACGGCCCAAAAATAAATCCCAagtgatcgtggtgaataattcttttaatgaattgttggatttggtttgttagtatcttgttgaacatttttgcttccatgttcatAAGGGAGACTGGTctgtaattctcatttttagtggggttcctgtttggttttggaatcaaggtaatgctggcttcatagaataactttggaagttttccttccatttctatttttggaactgcttcaaaagaataggtattaactattctttaaatgttgggtagaattcccctgggaagatATTAGGCCCTGGGAAATGTCTTTTTCACCCAGAAGCCTAGGGGAAAAAATTTACAGAGCTGTTACGTTGTGTTTGGTTAAAACTGTTAAGCTGGTAGCCAAAGGGTTACTCTGAATTTGCTGGCAGGAAAGCAAGTATTACAAGACTAAAGAAGAACCCGAAGGTAGCTGTGTTATAATAATTGATATTGTTTAACTCAGGGTTTCCCAGTCTCTGCACTATGGGCATCCTGCCCAGAGCCTGCCCTGTGGTGGGGAGCATCCTGTGCACTGTAAGGTGTTCAGAGCATCCCTGACCTCCGTGCACCCCTCTCCAGTGTGACAGGCAAAGCTGTTTGCAGACCTTGATGAGTGTACCCCAGGGAACATAATCACACGTGATTAGAATTTGACAATCTCAACATATTTTTCTAGCACTGCTATAATAGCAATTTAatcataaagaatataaaagaccATTAAAGTGTTAGTAGCATTCACTCTGTGAAAGTGACATAAATACTACTGAATACCATTGAATAAATACCCTAATTAGGTAAGCAAATAAACACAGTGATCACTTGCTCTGGGATAAGTTGAATTGGTTCTCAGGTGATGACGGGTTAATGTTCTCGGCTTCcgttctctctgagcctctcatcCATGGGGCACTGGGGTGTTCAACTCACCAGGCTGGGGTATTTGATAGGAAGGTCTCCTTGTGGAAGTCTGAATTCCTCCCTGGACGAAGATGATACGGTCTAAAGTACTGTCCTCAGCCGAGGCAGCGGGGAGGCAGTAAAGCATCAGTCCCCAGCCAGAATTAGGACTCAGAGCAAATAGACAAAAATCATGCCCCTTCCTGTCGAAGGTCGCACAGGCTGACAGACAGGAACCAGGAGGTATTTACAGCTCCCTATATTTACTCATTAGGCACATTTCCCTCTTGTGACTCCAACCTCTAAGCACATGATTCCCAAGTGGAAAACTGCTCTGGacataaaggattttttttccgtAATCCCAGTTAAAGATCAAgtgaatacataaagaatatttCACTCATTTTCCCATAACCTGCCCCCTCCTGCTGTGTAAATCTTCCACTATGTTATCTCAACTCTGAGTTACACTTTTCTCCAAGTCTAAGACAGAGGAACCCCCTGGACTGGGTGTGTTATCAAATCATTAACTTATCTTGGGACCCAACTCTGTTATTTCCAGTGTCTAACAactttttgtttgagagagagagagagagagagcatgctggAGAGGGGAAacgagagggggagagagagaatcccaagcaagctccattcTGAATGCAGACCCCAACaaggagcttgatctcatgaaccatgagatcatgacctaagccaaagtcaagagtcagatgctcaaccgactaaaccacccaggtgacaCAATGTCTATTCTTTTTAATAAGGGAGAGAACTGAGTTCTTCTGATAATAAACCTTGGGCATTATACGCATTGGCTTCAAGACATTTTGGCCGTCACAATTACAAATTTTTTACTTTATCAAAAGTTAAAAGCTGGCATTTGGTCCCTTCTTATAAAATGATGTTAATGATAACAGatatatttacatctttttaatgtACTACAGTGTGGGCTTAACTTTTCATAGggattgtttcatttaatttttgcaaacattttatcCCCAAGGAAGCACATTTAAGAACTCCATTCTACATTATAGAAATTGTGCATGGCGGTGCCTAGTCATCTGTCTAAATTAATATCTGAGTATGTGGTTGCTTTGAGTTTGATTCTGTCAGTATGTTTCTAGCTCTCCAACTGGGGCAGTGGTTCCCAGCCAGAAATGAATTTTTCCTGAGGATGTCTGGCAATGTCTGAAGGGATGTTGCTAAACACACACAACCCCAGGAAAGCACCCAAAAATATTATCCTGCCACAAATGTGAACCACAAAAGGTGCGAAACCCATCCAGACCAGCATTTCTCCAGCTTCAATGTGCCTGTGAA from Prionailurus viverrinus isolate Anna chromosome A2, UM_Priviv_1.0, whole genome shotgun sequence encodes the following:
- the LOC125161108 gene encoding olfactory receptor-like protein OLF4 is translated as MELSNRTQISEFFLLGFSEEPELQPLIFGLFLSMYLITVFGNLLIILASSTDPNLHTPMYFFLANLSFVDICFTSTTIPKMLWNIQTQSKVITYEDCIAQMNFFIIFSVLDDFLLSVMAYDRFVAICHPLHYTIIMNPQLCGLLVLVSWIMSVLYSLLQTLMVLRLYFCTEVEIPHFFCELNQMIQLACSDTFLNDMIMYFATVLLGCAPLAGVLYSYSKIVSSIRSISSALGKYKAFSTCASHLSVVSLFYCTGLGVYLSSAATQSSHSSATASVMYTVVTPMLNPFIYSLRNRDIKGALRRFSAMAAIKGLIVLG